The Lycium barbarum isolate Lr01 chromosome 4, ASM1917538v2, whole genome shotgun sequence nucleotide sequence ACAGAGGTATATTAAGGcactttttattctttttttggcatgattccAAACGAACGAAACGTAAACAAATGATATTCATAACGACTCTATTCTCAATAGTTATAGCATCTTATGTTCTTAGTCTTCATGATGTATTTATGATCCATGTTGCATTGGTCCTTGGTTCTTAATGAATTTTACGCTAATGATGCTAGTATCATAATGTTAATTGTAGGTgtaatgaccttacgtcactcagaTAGGCTCAAAATGTATCTTTATCACTTTATGCATTTATATATTCATGatactatgatgatgattccCACGAAGGCTTGATGGTGttgtatacgcatatatatatgtacaatgaCATTATATACGTGCCACTAATCAGTTAATTATTATGATGGTGAtacccacagaggcttgatggcgctatatacgcatatatatgtacGACGGCGTTATATACCCATATATAttgtacttatgcatatcatggcccttaGAGGCAATTCAGATGTTCAGGTTGATCTCTTTATCCCTATATTATCTTGATGTCTCATTTATGTTGTTAtcttccttacatactcaatactttattcgtactgacgcccctttgcCTAGGGCGCTGCATTTTATCCCTGCAGGTCCCGATAGACAGGTTGATGATCCTCACCAGTAGGCTATCTTGCTCAGCGTTGGtattggagcactcctcttgttTCGGAGTTGTTGTCTTACTTTGGTATGATTTTGTACACACATTACGGGTATGGGTCCTGCCTTTATGACTTATATGTACTCTTTTAGAGGCTTGTTGACGGATGTCATGTTTATAGATGTTTGTGTgaccttgtcggcctataattTGTTGTACAGATGATCATaacggccttgtcggcctaaactttcatgtacatatatttttGGGTTGGTTATTGTCGAGTTGTCTTTCATGACTTAGTAGATTATCGGTTGACGGCCCCTCTGGCCCACTTATGTATGTTGGTATGGTTACATGGGTATGTTATGTGAGTGCTCGGCAAGTAaggcccgggtgcccgtcgcggccctccggtttgggtcgtgacatttgtcATAAAACATacaaattattttatttgttCACTAAAAAACCagcaaaaaattaaaattaatttgtcatgaacaaaatcaacaaaaaaattaATTAGGTTATATAATTAGTTTGTTGTGAACAAAATAGCAAAAATGTAcacataaaaataataatattttgtgttatttgtgtggtgaagaaataaaataatttatatgtTTTATGACAAAGTTGAGTATGTTGGGTCGAAGCGGATATAATAAAAGGGAAAAAGATTCAAAGCTGGAATCTTCCTACTCTTGTTAGTTGGGACAGAGCATCCTATCTTGTTGATTCTCCTTTCCCACCGCCTCGAGCTCTCGCTTTCAGGGTGGATACGCAAGTACGAAAGAATAGTAAACGGAGCACACCGCAGAAAGATTCTAAATATGAGAAGTCCCCCTTGGATTCGAGAAGAAGGAAATGAGCATAGCCTTTCCCGCAGGAACATCCACAATAGATCCAGTGCGCTTGACAAGATCTCCTTCTTTAATAGCAGTATCACTACCAAAGACAACAATCCCTCTTTCAGTTCACTTAGTCAACTAGACTGCTTTCCCTCACATTCTACTCTTCATTCTAATTATAGATTGACGAAGAGCTATAAAGCATACCATCGACAAAGTCCGGCAAGGCAGTTGAAGCATTGGCTAAGCATATTTTAATTTCGTCTAATAGAAATATGACACGTATTAATAATAACTAAAAAAATCATACCTGAGCATAAGACAGATTCGAGCCTCAATTGtcactttaaaaagaaaaagagaaaaagaaaaacagaCAAAACAGAATTATTTAAAAActaattacaaaaaaaaattaaaaaaaaaattaaaataaaaatgaaaaagaagtatGCTAGTTTTAAGGGCAAAAGTGAGCTAGAAAGATGAGCGGAGgtgtatatttagcaaaatagGTCGATCAATGATACATATAGACCTTTTGAGATAGTCCAGGGacatttttagcccttttccaattcattttatatatatataatttctccATTTCTAGTCAAGTTGGGAACTCATTAATCCTAACATTTTTACTTTGCCCTTCATACTATTCTTATGAGAATTCACACGTCGAATTTTGAATTTCCACTAAATATTTAGAATAACTTTGGCATGTCATACTGTGTAAGTTTATTTTATGAAGTGtttaaagtgtttttttttttcctttcttatgCAATCAAACACCGTTTTATAAAATTACATCGGGAAGTCCATTTTACTTGGTGGAAACCCTTTGGTCATTTGCAATATGATCTATTTCAGGAAGTTAGTGTGAATATATAAAGGTAGAATTTTCACTTAACCAAGTTATATAGAATTTTGAGACTGTAGGACGAAAGTTTTGGAAAGTCAGGATATAAGTTTATTTgaaattattatattatattttagAATATTGTAATTTTGTAATAAAACATTTAAGAGTCCCCTTGAGAAAAGAAAATAGAGGGGTAGTAAAATGTCTTATTGGGCATTAATTAATGTGGCAAGTTTTGTTTGGAGAAAGTAAGGAGGAGGTGGGGATAGGCTTAGCCAGTATGCAGTCAGTACTGGTGTGTGTTTGTGGGAATAGGCTAAGCCTAAGCACACAAAAACTCACATTTTgttatttcttcttctttctcttgttggtGGTTAAGAATGGCTGCTGCAGCAGCTCTTTTATCTCTTTCTCTACCTAAGCTCAATTTGGTAAATAAAGCCAGCACTTGTGTTGCTGACACTCTTGAACAGAGATTTGGTCGTAAAGGCATCAAATTTTCAGAGCCAGGGTATGTTGAGCTGACGGTTAGAAATGGAAGTTCAGTCAAACTACACATACCCAATGCCCATGTCACTTCTTACAAGCCAAAAGTTTATTGGAAAGATGATGGCTTTGAGGAAGTTCTTTATAcccttcctcctcctccttcttcttcttcttcttctaataATTCAAGAGGCGGCATTGGTTTGGTAATCAATGAAATCTTGGAGCCTAATCCCCAAGCAAagacaacagcagcagcagcagcagcagcagcttcTGAGTGGACTGTCACAGATGTTGATTCTGACTCTATTGATGCTCTCCAGGTACTCAGTGATGCTCTCCGATTTAGAGCAATACTACATGACTACTTTTTGTTTAAATAGTTCCAAACTATCTAAGATAAGATTGGAATGAGCACATGACTAATTGTCTCTGTAAGTACTACTGCCTAGTTGTTTTCCCTAGTCTTGGTCCCATATCTCTTTCTCAATGCTTGACTTAATGATCATCAATATAACTTTAGCAACCAGTGTTTTAGACATAATCGGAGCTTCTCTTGGGCCACTGGCCCGGGGAAGGAACGCTTAAAAAGAGAATGTGTTGTGTTTAATTATTTGATCCTTTATTTACCTTTCtcatcaacaacaaaaaaagttaCTTTCATCCCTTGTTCAGAAAATAGATTCATAGAAACAGTATAGCACTAGTATCTTCGTTGTGTTTTAGATGCTGATTTTGGCCTTGCCCCAAAAAGGAAATAAATACAAGTACCATAATGTTATGGGCAGGTTGAATTGAGCTGCAGCCGAGGGACTCTGGATATTAACTATGTGATGTCACTCTATCCACTGAGCATGGTAACAGCAATTATAGTGAAGAACAATGGCAAAAAGCCTGTCAAGTTAACGACTGCTATACTAAGCCATTTGAAGTCCAAGACAAGAGGAGGGACAGGAATACAAGGACTCCGGAGCTGCACTTATTGCACACATCCTCCTTTGCCTTCTTCGTTTGAAATTTTATCTCCAGCCGAAGCTATGAAAACTGAGGAACCTGATCTTTTCTCTTTTGGTTGGGAGCCAGAAAAGAAGCCCGGCATATGGTCGACTCAAGATGTGCCCATCACTGTCCTCAAGCACAAGCTCAGTAGACTTTACAGTGTTCCACCACACGAAAAAGCAAAGGAATTTTATAATTCAATACCTTCAAAATATGAAACCATCGATCAGGTATCCAATTCAACATGAAGAGATGTCTTTTGATAACAaattcttcacagctttaattatCCATCTTAAGAGAATAAAGTGCAGAAAAGAAGCCTTCAAAAACAGCAGACAGCTTTTTCTAAATTATCTGTCTTAAAGTACAGAAAAGCTATCTTTAGAAACAGCAGAAAACTTCATCTTTCTCCTGTTGTTTTTCTTTTTCCAGGGTCGTGAGCTCTTCTTCAGGATAATACGTATGGGATTTGAAGATATTTACTTATCAAGTCCAGGTTCATTTTCAGACAATTATGGGAAGGATTACTTTATCTGCACAGGCCCTGCTTCAATGTTGGTTCCTCTTATTGTAAATCCtggtgaagagtggagaggagcACAAGTTATTGAGCATGATAATTTATGATGTTGTCATCTAGAACTGCaggacttcttttttttttcacatatATCTTTACTTTACAAGCTTGTTGTACCTCCTGAATTCTTCGTCAATATTATCCAATGCCAAATGTACTTGGTTATTCCTCAAGAAAAAATTACTGCACTATCGCTTGAAAAGACCTTTTTAGTACCGTTTTTGCTCCACCTGGAGTAATTGTAATTATCATTCCAAAATACAAATGGATTTGGGGAATGCTTGTTTCTCTGTTTTGCTTCGCTCCTACAGTTAACTACTTCCAAGCAAATTCAGTGAGTTGATTGTTCGATGATGATTGAGCTAAAGATATATTATTTCAACTGCAGCAGTTTCAGGGGCTAAATGACACGTTAATAGAATCACAAGTTACACCCATAAGTCCTATCTtgtaaaagagaaaaaagaaagagcaAAAGGGAGGACCACCATCCAAAATAATCATATCAACACATGTCCAAAAGACAAATAAAAAAGGAAGCATAATCCACAGTTTCAAATTTTCCACCATAGCCAACCAAAAGTTACTCTTCTTATCCAAATATAATTTtgagaaatatcatatcatggaacagggATAACAGAACTCAGTACCACCTCACCCCATTCTTCCTTCTTCTGTTTGGCATGGCTGCCATTAACTCTTGTCTCCTCTCTCTGAATATGATCTCCGGTTCTAGATCCCCGAGGAAAAGCATATCCATAGTTCGTCCTCATCTCCACTACAGTAGCTTAACAAGAAATATTCCATTGCCAGGGGTAGCTTCAATCTCATACCCGGAATACTTGGAAAGTGAGTTCAGTGGACATGGAGTCACCTTCACAGGAGTTAATGAGAGCTGTGTTGTCCACATGGCGTTGGAGAATGGAAGTATAGCTAACTTGATGCTTCCAAGTGGTTTGATCACATCATACAAAGCTCAAATGTGGCATGGAGGCACAATGGAGTTGCTTCATACCACTGTCTCACAAGGACAGGATGGTTCAGCAGTCATTGAAGGAGGAGTTTCACCAGCCTGCAGTTGCGAGAACGATGAAGGTCTTTCATGGTCGCCAAGTTCTTGGGCTCTTCATCAAGTTAAAGGAGATCCTCAAGGATCTATTCAGGTGCCTTTTGTTTCTTTTAGAAGCTAATTAGTTAGCTGTCTTTTACAGTACTATTTTATGAATGGTTTAAGCATACAGGTGGAATTGATTTCCAGAGGTTCAGATGGAAAGATTGAGGCTAAGTATATGGTTACTCTGCAACAAGACGTTTTAACTTCAGAGATTAGAGTATTTAATTTAGGTATTTCGAGCCTCCGGATGATGGGTTCAGTTCTTAGCCATCTGACAGTAAGCACACCAGAAGCCAGCTACGCAGTGGGACTGCAAGGGTCAGATTTCTTCAGTAAGCCTCCATTTTTAGCTAACTTCAGCATTCTTCCTCCTGGCTTTGGGAAGAGGAACAATCAGGCTTCTAAGAAATACTGGGTTGAGGAAATATTCTCAAGCTGGGGTACAAAAAATCAAAACTACGAGGAAACAGAAAAAGAGTTGGAGGGTGAAGAAACAGAAAACTACAAGCATTTGACTGATGAAATGAGCAAAATTTATAAAAGCGCACCTAGGAACTTCACACTCATTGATCGGGTAAACTATATTCATGGATTAAGCAATTTCTGAATTCTAGCTGCTAATATGTTGATAATTATTCATGACTAGGGAAGACGAAACTCAGTGGTAGTAGGACGGGACGGGTTCAACGAAGTGTACGTGCTGAGTCCTGGCTCAAGACATGAAAGTTATGGCAGATACTCTTACATATGTGTTGGGCAAGTCGCTTTGCTTCAACCAATAATCATAGAATCTCAGACTGAATGGAGAGGTAAACAAAGCTTGCATAACCCAAATATGTGAAGTTCTGAACCAGCAAAGCAACTTGTTTTGACACAGAATAGAGTTCTCATTGCAAATCAAGAGATGGCAACATAAATCAAGCAGATACACTTGATTTAACCTTGAAAGAGAGCTCTGATGTGGATATTAAGCTATAAATCCTATGAACAAAGATTTGATTGTTAG carries:
- the LOC132636055 gene encoding photosynthetic NDH subunit of subcomplex B 2, chloroplastic, with the translated sequence MAAAAALLSLSLPKLNLVNKASTCVADTLEQRFGRKGIKFSEPGYVELTVRNGSSVKLHIPNAHVTSYKPKVYWKDDGFEEVLYTLPPPPSSSSSSNNSRGGIGLVINEILEPNPQAKTTAAAAAAAASEWTVTDVDSDSIDALQVELSCSRGTLDINYVMSLYPLSMVTAIIVKNNGKKPVKLTTAILSHLKSKTRGGTGIQGLRSCTYCTHPPLPSSFEILSPAEAMKTEEPDLFSFGWEPEKKPGIWSTQDVPITVLKHKLSRLYSVPPHEKAKEFYNSIPSKYETIDQGRELFFRIIRMGFEDIYLSSPGSFSDNYGKDYFICTGPASMLVPLIVNPGEEWRGAQVIEHDNL
- the LOC132636054 gene encoding protein NDH-DEPENDENT CYCLIC ELECTRON FLOW 5 — its product is MAAINSCLLSLNMISGSRSPRKSISIVRPHLHYSSLTRNIPLPGVASISYPEYLESEFSGHGVTFTGVNESCVVHMALENGSIANLMLPSGLITSYKAQMWHGGTMELLHTTVSQGQDGSAVIEGGVSPACSCENDEGLSWSPSSWALHQVKGDPQGSIQVELISRGSDGKIEAKYMVTLQQDVLTSEIRVFNLGISSLRMMGSVLSHLTVSTPEASYAVGLQGSDFFSKPPFLANFSILPPGFGKRNNQASKKYWVEEIFSSWGTKNQNYEETEKELEGEETENYKHLTDEMSKIYKSAPRNFTLIDRGRRNSVVVGRDGFNEVYVLSPGSRHESYGRYSYICVGQVALLQPIIIESQTEWRGKQSLHNPNM